A window from Microbacterium ginsengiterrae encodes these proteins:
- the mmsB gene encoding multiple monosaccharide ABC transporter permease produces MSGSTTDTTAQRGFHFGDIKKMFGGAQSSLRQFGIFGSLIVIIVLFEILTLIRNGPNGATLTSGNLINVINQYSFILILAIGMVMVIIMGHIDLSVGSVAAFTGIIVAKSMAEWNLPWPLAIVLGLVVGALVGAWQGFWVAYVGVPAFIVTLAGMLFFRGANQWIGNSQSIPVPREFVYIGAGYLPEVALPLPFNVPTMILALLGVAWLVFWEIRTRRVQRKMGSEMAPMWVSVLKVVLLSVVVLVAGWMFATGRSGTSFPVAGIILLALVIIYSFITRNTVFGRHIYAVGGNRQAARLSGVKDRWVDFFVMMNMSVLAALAGMIFVARSQASGPGDGNGWELDAIASVFIGGAAVAGGIGTVIGSIIGGLVMAFLNNGLQLLGQGADVVSMIKGLVLLVAVGIDVWNKQQGRPSLIGIMMRRRSRPDAVNLTDYPTSAADSASGKKETSSRS; encoded by the coding sequence ATGAGCGGCAGCACCACAGACACCACGGCCCAGCGCGGGTTCCACTTCGGCGACATCAAGAAGATGTTCGGCGGCGCACAGTCGTCGCTGCGCCAGTTCGGCATCTTCGGCAGCCTCATCGTCATCATCGTCCTGTTCGAGATCCTCACGCTGATCCGCAACGGCCCCAACGGTGCGACGCTCACCTCGGGCAACCTCATCAACGTGATCAACCAGTACTCGTTCATCCTGATCCTCGCGATCGGGATGGTGATGGTGATCATCATGGGCCACATCGACCTGTCCGTCGGCTCAGTGGCGGCGTTCACCGGCATCATCGTGGCGAAGTCCATGGCCGAATGGAACCTCCCCTGGCCGCTCGCGATCGTCCTCGGACTCGTCGTCGGTGCGCTGGTGGGAGCGTGGCAGGGCTTCTGGGTCGCATACGTCGGTGTCCCGGCCTTCATCGTGACCCTCGCGGGCATGCTGTTCTTCCGCGGTGCCAACCAGTGGATCGGCAACTCGCAGTCCATCCCCGTGCCTCGCGAGTTCGTCTACATCGGTGCGGGCTACCTGCCCGAGGTCGCCCTGCCGCTGCCGTTCAACGTGCCGACCATGATCCTCGCCCTCCTCGGTGTCGCCTGGCTCGTGTTCTGGGAGATCCGCACCCGTCGCGTGCAGCGCAAGATGGGCTCGGAGATGGCCCCCATGTGGGTCAGCGTCCTCAAGGTCGTGCTGCTGTCGGTCGTGGTCCTCGTCGCCGGTTGGATGTTCGCCACCGGCCGCAGCGGCACGAGCTTCCCCGTCGCCGGCATCATCCTGCTCGCGCTGGTCATCATCTACTCGTTCATCACGCGCAACACCGTCTTCGGTCGTCACATCTACGCCGTCGGCGGCAACCGGCAGGCCGCTCGCCTGTCGGGCGTGAAGGACCGCTGGGTCGACTTCTTCGTCATGATGAACATGTCCGTCCTCGCGGCTCTCGCCGGCATGATCTTCGTCGCACGCTCGCAGGCCTCCGGCCCCGGCGACGGCAACGGCTGGGAGCTGGACGCCATCGCCAGTGTGTTCATCGGTGGCGCGGCTGTCGCCGGTGGCATCGGAACCGTGATCGGGTCGATCATCGGTGGCCTCGTGATGGCCTTCCTCAACAACGGCCTCCAGCTGCTCGGCCAGGGTGCCGACGTCGTCTCGATGATCAAGGGGCTCGTGCTCCTCGTCGCGGTCGGCATCGACGTCTGGAACAAGCAGCAGGGCCGCCCCTCGCTGATCGGGATCATGATGCGCCGACGCAGCCGCCCGGACGCCGTGAACCTCACCGACTACCCGACCTCCGCCGCGGATTCCGCGAGCGGCAAGAAGGAGACATCGTCGCGCTCCTGA
- the mmsA gene encoding multiple monosaccharide ABC transporter ATP-binding protein, translated as MPAVSGPILEMRGITKEFPGVKALSDVSISVKAGEIHAICGENGAGKSTLMKVLSGVYPHGTYDGQILLYGEEQRFKDIASSEQAGIAIIHQELALIPELSITENIFLGNEIAAGGVIDWSAAKVRATELLARVGLDEDPDIAIKHLGVGKQQLIEIAKALNKDVRLLILDEPTAALNENDSQHLLDLILGLKAKGIASIMISHKLNEIEQIADEITIIRDGRTVETLDITKGEINEDRIIRGMVGRSLESRYPDRTPDIGEVFFEVKDWWVQHPTVSERMVVKGSSIDVRRGEVVGIAGLMGAGRTEFARSIFGRSYGTFLSGQLFKDGEEIELRDVSSAIRHGLAYVSEDRKTLGLNLLDTIKRAIVSAKLSKITARGVVDGRQEYAVAENYRKALRIKTPNVEEGVSKLSGGNQQKVVLAKWMFTDPDLLILDEPTRGIDVGAKYEIYSIINELAAAGKGVIVISSELPELMGISDRIYTIFEGRVTDCIPADQATPEALMRSMTSTNQKANA; from the coding sequence ATGCCGGCCGTTTCTGGCCCCATCTTGGAGATGCGGGGCATCACCAAGGAATTCCCTGGCGTCAAGGCGCTCTCCGACGTGTCGATCTCCGTCAAGGCCGGTGAGATCCACGCGATCTGCGGCGAGAACGGCGCGGGCAAGTCGACCCTCATGAAGGTGCTGTCGGGCGTGTATCCGCACGGCACCTACGACGGCCAGATCCTGCTCTACGGCGAGGAGCAGCGCTTCAAGGACATCGCCTCCAGCGAGCAGGCCGGGATCGCGATCATCCACCAGGAACTCGCCCTGATCCCCGAGCTGTCGATCACCGAGAACATCTTCCTCGGCAACGAGATCGCCGCCGGGGGCGTCATCGACTGGTCGGCCGCCAAGGTCCGCGCGACCGAACTGCTCGCCCGCGTCGGTCTCGACGAGGACCCCGACATCGCCATCAAGCACCTCGGCGTCGGCAAGCAGCAGCTCATCGAGATCGCCAAGGCGCTCAACAAGGACGTCCGGCTGCTCATCCTCGACGAGCCGACCGCCGCGCTCAACGAGAACGACTCGCAGCACCTGCTCGATCTGATCCTCGGGCTCAAGGCCAAGGGCATCGCCTCGATCATGATCAGTCACAAGCTCAACGAGATCGAGCAGATCGCCGACGAGATCACGATCATCCGCGACGGGCGGACCGTCGAGACGCTCGACATCACCAAGGGCGAGATCAACGAGGACCGCATCATCCGCGGGATGGTCGGCCGTTCGCTCGAGAGCCGGTACCCCGACCGCACCCCGGACATCGGCGAGGTCTTCTTCGAGGTGAAGGACTGGTGGGTGCAGCACCCGACGGTCTCCGAGCGCATGGTCGTGAAGGGGTCGAGCATCGACGTCCGCCGCGGTGAGGTCGTCGGCATCGCCGGCCTCATGGGTGCCGGTCGCACCGAGTTCGCGCGGAGCATCTTCGGTCGCTCGTACGGCACGTTCCTCAGCGGTCAGCTGTTCAAGGACGGCGAGGAGATCGAACTCCGCGACGTCTCCAGCGCCATCCGCCACGGCCTCGCCTACGTGAGCGAGGACCGCAAGACCCTGGGTCTGAACCTGCTGGACACCATCAAGCGCGCGATCGTCTCGGCAAAACTGTCGAAGATCACCGCCAGGGGAGTGGTCGACGGGCGGCAGGAGTACGCCGTCGCGGAGAACTACCGCAAGGCGCTGCGGATCAAGACCCCCAACGTCGAAGAGGGCGTCTCGAAGCTCTCCGGCGGAAACCAGCAGAAGGTCGTCCTCGCCAAGTGGATGTTCACCGACCCCGACCTGCTGATCCTCGACGAGCCGACCCGCGGCATCGACGTCGGGGCGAAGTACGAAATCTACTCGATCATCAACGAACTCGCGGCAGCGGGGAAGGGCGTCATCGTCATCTCCAGCGAACTGCCGGAGCTGATGGGGATCTCCGATCGCATCTACACGATCTTCGAGGGACGCGTCACCGACTGCATCCCCGCTGACCAGGCAACTCCGGAGGCGCTCATGCGCAGCATGACCTCCACGAATCAGAAGGCGAACGCATGA
- a CDS encoding LacI family DNA-binding transcriptional regulator — protein MSASGPRSRVPSIRDVARLAGVSHQTVSRVLNEHPSIRPETRKRVEDAIAVLDYKPNLAARALVTSRSHTIGVLSATVGEFGPTSSIASIEDAARAEGYSVTTVNLPATTPEAIGDAIRQLTREQVSGIVALAPQVRVFNVLRGMAVGVPFVSLQTASGSDGYTLSADQVAGARAVTEHLISLGHTDILHLAGPQDWIEAESRMRGYLEALREADLPTFPPIRGDWTADFGYFAGTELVRRRDFTAVFAANDLMAIGLMHGFRDAGIDVPRQVSVVGFDDIPVAAHVWPPLTTVHQDFPALGQRAVQILLAEIRGEAVPEFGPVAPRLILRASSAPR, from the coding sequence ATGTCAGCCTCTGGTCCGCGGTCACGGGTGCCCAGCATCCGCGACGTCGCCCGGCTGGCCGGCGTCTCGCACCAGACGGTGTCCCGCGTGCTGAACGAGCACCCCAGCATCCGTCCGGAGACCCGGAAGCGCGTCGAGGACGCCATCGCCGTTCTCGACTACAAGCCGAACCTCGCCGCACGTGCCCTCGTCACGAGCCGGTCGCACACCATCGGGGTGCTGTCGGCCACGGTGGGGGAGTTCGGCCCCACATCCTCGATCGCGAGCATCGAGGATGCCGCGCGCGCTGAGGGCTACTCGGTGACCACCGTCAACCTCCCCGCCACCACCCCGGAGGCGATCGGTGACGCGATCCGACAGCTGACGCGGGAACAGGTCAGCGGCATCGTCGCGCTGGCCCCGCAGGTGCGTGTGTTCAACGTGCTGCGGGGGATGGCCGTCGGCGTGCCCTTCGTCAGCCTGCAGACGGCGTCGGGCTCGGACGGCTACACGCTGTCGGCCGACCAGGTCGCGGGAGCGCGAGCGGTGACGGAGCATCTCATCTCCCTCGGCCACACCGACATCCTGCACCTGGCCGGACCGCAGGACTGGATCGAGGCGGAGTCGCGGATGCGCGGGTACCTCGAGGCGCTGCGGGAGGCGGATCTGCCGACCTTCCCGCCCATCCGGGGTGACTGGACGGCCGACTTCGGCTATTTCGCCGGCACCGAGCTGGTCCGCCGTCGGGACTTCACCGCCGTCTTCGCGGCGAACGACCTCATGGCCATCGGGCTCATGCACGGGTTCCGGGATGCCGGGATCGATGTGCCGCGCCAGGTGAGCGTCGTCGGTTTCGACGACATCCCGGTGGCCGCCCACGTCTGGCCGCCGCTGACCACCGTCCATCAGGACTTCCCCGCCCTCGGGCAGCGGGCGGTGCAGATCCTCCTCGCCGAGATCCGGGGCGAGGCCGTGCCGGAATTCGGGCCCGTCGCACCCCGCCTGATCCTTCGCGCGTCCAGCGCCCCGCGGTGA
- a CDS encoding ROK family transcriptional regulator → MVDSHRTEDHDLSEPLIAAQRPLARTTNEDVRQKNLSTVLQLVHGRGALSRTEIGARTGLTRSTVTALVQELLDLNLVCEASVERTGRAGRPSLGVAAEDRVVALSVSAEPHSVSVALVGLGGAVHSRVRHDLAKPPSPRRFAQVTSSLIDGMRADIDRHYRLVGAGVAVPGLVDRSGTVLLSPSLGWRRENLARRLTDAIGVAVSVGNDTSVGALVETRFGVARDVDNVLYLSGSMNGIGGGLVLDGALVRGTSGFAGEFGHTVVNTSGALCSCGRRGCLQVEVHPAKVLALLGRRRLDEDELDIELGLVRDPVTIAEVARQVDVLSVALTNFVNAFAPQMVVLSGYLGVLLATSRERLAEAVRLHPVGAEGRTVRLERAHMRSHLMQIAPAELAFEPLLDDPVAQAPRN, encoded by the coding sequence ATGGTCGACTCGCATCGCACCGAGGATCACGATCTCTCGGAACCGCTCATCGCGGCGCAGCGCCCCCTCGCCCGGACGACGAACGAGGACGTGCGGCAGAAGAACCTGTCGACCGTCCTGCAGCTCGTCCATGGCCGGGGCGCGCTGTCCCGGACGGAGATCGGCGCGCGGACCGGCCTCACCCGATCGACCGTGACCGCTCTCGTGCAGGAGCTGCTCGATCTCAACCTCGTCTGCGAGGCGTCGGTGGAGCGCACAGGACGCGCAGGCCGACCCTCCCTCGGAGTGGCGGCGGAGGATCGTGTCGTCGCTCTGAGCGTGAGCGCCGAGCCCCACAGCGTCTCGGTGGCCCTGGTGGGTCTCGGCGGAGCGGTGCATTCGCGGGTGCGGCACGACCTCGCCAAGCCGCCGAGCCCGCGACGCTTCGCACAGGTCACGTCGTCGCTGATCGACGGGATGCGCGCGGACATCGACCGGCACTACCGCCTCGTCGGCGCCGGGGTCGCGGTGCCCGGTCTCGTGGACCGCAGCGGCACCGTGCTCCTCTCGCCCTCACTCGGCTGGCGCAGGGAGAACCTCGCACGGCGTCTCACCGACGCCATCGGGGTCGCGGTCTCCGTGGGCAACGACACGAGCGTCGGGGCCCTGGTGGAGACCCGATTCGGCGTCGCGAGGGACGTCGACAACGTGCTGTATCTCAGCGGTTCCATGAACGGGATCGGCGGTGGGCTGGTGCTCGACGGCGCCCTCGTGCGCGGCACGTCGGGATTCGCGGGCGAGTTCGGACACACCGTGGTGAACACCTCGGGAGCGCTGTGCTCGTGCGGCCGCCGCGGGTGCCTGCAGGTGGAGGTGCACCCGGCCAAGGTGCTCGCACTCCTGGGGCGCCGCCGCCTCGACGAGGACGAGCTCGACATCGAACTCGGCCTCGTGCGAGACCCGGTGACCATCGCCGAGGTCGCCAGGCAGGTCGATGTCCTCTCGGTGGCGCTGACGAACTTCGTGAACGCTTTCGCGCCGCAGATGGTGGTGCTCTCGGGGTACCTCGGCGTGCTGCTGGCGACGAGTCGGGAGCGTCTGGCGGAGGCCGTGCGGTTGCATCCGGTGGGAGCAGAGGGGCGGACCGTCCGCCTCGAGCGCGCGCACATGCGGTCGCACCTCATGCAGATCGCACCCGCTGAGCTCGCCTTCGAACCGCTCCTGGACGACCCCGTCGCCCAGGCGCCGAGAAACTGA
- a CDS encoding ATP-binding cassette domain-containing protein, producing the protein MSDTVLRMSGVTKRFRGVTALDDVSFEVRPGEVHAICGENGAGKTTLMEILSGVHPHGTFEGTITFEGREMRFRSLADSEAEGIVIVHQELAVVPQLSIAENLFLGHEMTRFGLVDEERTFALASELMARVGLHESPATRVSELGIGKQQLVEIAKALAKDVRLLILDEPTAALGRADSDRLMALVDRLRSHGITCVLISHKLQEVLDVADRITVLRDGASVETMHRDDPDTDEGRIIRAMVGRPLDDLFPPREPDIGDELFRLENWTVHHPSDPQRVVIHDVTLRVHAGEIVGIAGLMGAGRTELALSIFGRSYGSVVTGSAFKRGEEIELRTIREAIAHGIAYAPEDRRQDGLNLLASVQTGISSVALGRLAHRGLVDGIRERKVAEAYRYKMNIKTPSVGAATATLSGGNQQKIVLSKWIFSNPDVLILDEPTRGIDVGAKYEIYGLINELAAQGKAIIVISSELPEVIGLSDRIYTVADGRVTAEVARADATQELLMRHMMVTR; encoded by the coding sequence ATGTCCGACACAGTGCTGCGCATGTCGGGCGTCACGAAGCGGTTCCGCGGGGTCACCGCGCTCGACGACGTCTCCTTCGAGGTCCGCCCGGGTGAGGTGCACGCCATCTGCGGCGAGAACGGGGCAGGCAAGACGACGCTGATGGAGATCCTCAGCGGCGTGCATCCGCACGGCACGTTCGAGGGGACGATCACCTTCGAAGGCCGCGAGATGCGATTCCGCTCCCTCGCCGACAGTGAAGCCGAGGGCATCGTCATCGTGCATCAGGAGCTGGCCGTCGTGCCCCAGCTCTCGATCGCCGAGAACCTCTTCCTCGGGCATGAGATGACCCGTTTCGGACTCGTCGACGAGGAACGGACCTTCGCCCTCGCATCCGAGCTGATGGCGAGGGTGGGGCTGCACGAGAGCCCGGCGACGCGCGTGTCGGAACTGGGGATCGGCAAGCAGCAGCTCGTCGAGATCGCGAAGGCGCTCGCCAAGGACGTCAGACTGCTCATCCTCGATGAGCCGACCGCTGCGCTCGGACGCGCTGATTCCGATCGGCTGATGGCGCTGGTCGACCGGCTCCGGTCCCACGGGATCACGTGTGTGCTCATCTCGCACAAGCTGCAGGAGGTCCTCGACGTCGCCGACCGGATCACGGTCCTCCGAGACGGCGCATCCGTCGAGACCATGCACCGCGACGACCCCGACACCGATGAGGGGCGGATCATCCGCGCGATGGTGGGGCGCCCCCTCGACGACCTCTTCCCACCACGTGAGCCCGACATCGGCGACGAGCTCTTCCGCCTCGAGAACTGGACTGTGCATCACCCGAGCGATCCGCAGCGGGTCGTCATCCACGACGTCACGCTCCGTGTGCACGCCGGTGAGATCGTCGGGATCGCCGGCCTGATGGGGGCGGGGCGCACCGAGCTCGCCCTCAGCATCTTCGGACGTTCGTACGGGTCGGTGGTCACGGGATCGGCCTTCAAGCGCGGCGAGGAAATCGAGCTGCGGACCATCCGCGAGGCGATCGCTCACGGCATCGCGTACGCGCCGGAGGATCGACGCCAGGACGGCCTCAACCTGCTCGCATCCGTGCAGACCGGGATCTCGTCGGTCGCGTTGGGGCGGCTCGCGCATCGCGGTCTCGTCGACGGCATCCGCGAACGTAAAGTGGCAGAAGCGTATCGCTACAAGATGAACATCAAGACCCCGAGTGTGGGTGCGGCCACCGCGACGCTCTCCGGCGGGAACCAGCAGAAGATCGTGTTGTCGAAATGGATATTCAGCAATCCCGACGTCCTCATCCTCGACGAGCCGACGCGGGGGATCGACGTCGGGGCGAAGTACGAGATCTACGGGCTCATCAATGAACTCGCGGCGCAGGGGAAGGCGATCATCGTCATCTCCTCGGAGCTCCCGGAGGTGATCGGGCTGTCCGATCGCATCTACACGGTCGCCGACGGGCGCGTCACGGCCGAAGTGGCCAGGGCGGATGCCACCCAGGAGCTGCTCATGCGACACATGATGGTCACGCGTTGA
- the chvE gene encoding multiple monosaccharide ABC transporter substrate-binding protein, whose product MSRRTLRALATTGAFALAFGLAACASSPATESEGAPEAGDITVGVAMPTETSERWIADGDAVKSQLEEAGYDVDLQFANDDIPRQQQQLDQMITNGADILIIASIDGTALATQLENAASKGIPVIAYDRLINGTEDVDFYVTFDNYTVGVQQAQSLLRGLGFLDENNEDTGATDAKAVELFAGSPDDNNTKFFYQGAMDTLQPYFDDGRLTVPSGQTDMDTISTLRWDQATAQKRMEDLLTSTYDGGAKPLDGVLAPYDGISRGIITALENAGYGSSIEDGLPILSGQDAEIASVKMIADGVQYATIFKDTRKLATQAVAAADAFAKGEEPEANDTETYDNGVKVVPSYLLESDIVVADNITSLLVDSGYWTEDEIAAGVAG is encoded by the coding sequence ATGAGTAGAAGAACCCTGCGCGCCCTGGCCACCACCGGCGCATTCGCCCTGGCCTTCGGACTCGCCGCCTGCGCGAGCAGCCCCGCGACCGAGTCGGAGGGCGCACCGGAGGCCGGCGACATCACCGTCGGAGTCGCGATGCCGACCGAGACGAGCGAGCGGTGGATCGCCGACGGCGACGCCGTGAAGTCCCAGCTCGAGGAGGCAGGCTACGACGTCGACCTCCAGTTCGCGAACGACGACATCCCCCGTCAGCAGCAGCAGCTCGACCAGATGATCACCAACGGCGCCGACATCCTCATCATCGCCTCCATCGACGGCACCGCCCTCGCCACGCAGCTCGAGAACGCGGCGAGCAAGGGCATCCCCGTGATCGCCTACGACCGCCTCATCAACGGCACAGAGGACGTCGACTTCTACGTCACGTTCGACAACTACACCGTCGGCGTCCAGCAGGCGCAGTCTCTCCTGCGCGGTCTCGGCTTCCTCGACGAGAACAACGAGGACACCGGGGCGACCGACGCCAAGGCGGTCGAGCTGTTCGCCGGATCCCCCGATGACAACAACACGAAGTTCTTCTACCAGGGCGCGATGGACACCCTGCAGCCGTACTTCGACGACGGCCGCCTCACCGTCCCCTCGGGGCAGACGGACATGGACACGATCTCGACGCTGCGGTGGGACCAGGCCACGGCGCAGAAGCGCATGGAGGACCTGCTGACGAGCACCTATGACGGTGGCGCGAAGCCGCTCGACGGCGTGCTCGCCCCGTACGACGGCATCTCGCGCGGCATCATCACGGCACTCGAGAACGCGGGATACGGTTCCAGCATCGAGGACGGTCTTCCGATCCTCTCCGGCCAGGATGCGGAGATCGCATCCGTGAAGATGATCGCCGACGGCGTGCAGTACGCGACGATCTTCAAGGACACCCGCAAGCTCGCCACGCAGGCCGTCGCCGCAGCCGACGCCTTCGCGAAGGGCGAGGAGCCCGAGGCGAACGACACCGAGACGTACGACAACGGTGTGAAGGTCGTGCCCTCCTACCTGCTGGAGTCCGACATCGTCGTGGCCGACAACATCACCTCGCTCCTGGTCGACTCCGGCTACTGGACCGAGGACGAGATCGCGGCAGGCGTCGCCGGCTGA